Proteins from one Salmonella bongori NCTC 12419 genomic window:
- the mrdA gene encoding penicillin-binding protein 2, translating to MTFKDFDAEEKLFLRRVIVAFGVVVVCFGILIFNLYNLQIRQHHYYTTRSNENDIKMLPVAPTRGIIYDRNGIPLVRNVTWYDIAVTPYKIADMDALLKQLTPIVDLSPDDIADFRHALKSSSRYRPVVLKNALTDVEIARFAVNQFHFNGVTINSYQDRQYPYGAELAHVLGYVSKINDSDLKALDKKGLAENYAADHNIGKQGIERYYENDLHGKTGYQEVEVDNHGRIVRLLKDVPPIAGKNIHLTLDLHLQEYIESLLAGQRAAVLVEDPHDGSVLAMVSMPSYDPNPFVKGISYQDYGKLLHDKNLPLINRVTQGLYPPASTVKPYMAMSALLSGIITPQTTFFGAPTWTLPGTQRHYRDWKKTGHGMLDVTKAIEESADTFFYQVAYMMGIDRIDTMLSQFGYGKPTGIDLNEEYDGLLPGRAWKQRVHKKAWYQGDTISVGIGQGYWIATPIQMVKAMVALINNGKVIAPHLLLNEESGKTVVPYRPSGKSLQIADPASPYWGLVRQAMYGMANAPNGTGYKFFHTAPYGIAAKSGTSQVFSLKENQTYNAKMIPIRLRDHVFYTAFAPYKNPKVAIALILENGGSDGVTAAPVMRKILDHLFDPQADTLQPDQAPQV from the coding sequence ATGACTTTTAAAGACTTTGATGCGGAAGAGAAGCTCTTCCTGAGACGTGTGATTGTGGCATTTGGCGTAGTGGTTGTCTGCTTCGGTATCCTGATCTTCAATCTCTATAACTTGCAAATCCGCCAGCATCACTACTACACCACTCGTTCGAATGAGAACGATATAAAGATGCTACCCGTCGCGCCAACGCGCGGCATCATTTATGATCGTAACGGTATTCCCCTGGTGCGTAACGTGACCTGGTATGATATTGCGGTTACGCCCTATAAAATCGCCGATATGGATGCGCTGCTAAAGCAACTCACTCCTATCGTTGATCTCTCTCCCGATGATATCGCCGATTTCCGCCATGCTCTGAAATCAAGCAGTCGTTATCGTCCAGTCGTGCTCAAAAACGCGCTGACGGATGTCGAAATTGCGCGTTTTGCAGTCAATCAATTCCATTTCAACGGCGTTACGATAAATAGCTATCAGGACCGACAATATCCTTACGGTGCCGAACTGGCGCATGTTCTTGGTTATGTGTCAAAGATAAACGATAGCGATCTTAAGGCGCTGGATAAAAAAGGACTGGCGGAGAACTACGCAGCAGACCATAACATCGGTAAGCAGGGAATTGAGCGCTACTACGAGAACGACCTTCACGGTAAAACTGGCTACCAGGAGGTCGAGGTGGATAATCACGGGCGTATTGTCCGCCTGCTGAAAGACGTTCCCCCGATTGCCGGTAAGAACATTCACCTGACGTTGGATCTCCATTTACAAGAGTACATTGAAAGTTTGCTGGCCGGGCAGCGCGCTGCCGTACTGGTTGAAGATCCGCACGATGGTTCCGTGCTGGCGATGGTATCTATGCCCAGCTACGACCCGAACCCCTTTGTAAAAGGCATTAGCTACCAGGATTACGGCAAACTGCTGCACGATAAAAATCTGCCACTCATCAACCGCGTTACGCAAGGGCTTTATCCTCCGGCGTCAACGGTGAAACCTTACATGGCGATGTCCGCCCTGTTAAGCGGGATTATTACGCCGCAAACAACCTTCTTTGGCGCACCAACCTGGACGCTTCCCGGCACACAGCGACATTACCGGGACTGGAAAAAAACCGGCCACGGTATGCTGGACGTGACTAAAGCGATCGAGGAGTCGGCAGATACCTTTTTCTATCAAGTCGCTTATATGATGGGAATTGACCGCATCGACACGATGCTGTCTCAGTTCGGTTATGGCAAACCGACAGGCATCGACCTTAATGAAGAGTATGACGGGTTGCTTCCCGGCCGGGCATGGAAGCAGCGGGTTCATAAAAAAGCCTGGTATCAGGGTGATACCATCTCTGTCGGTATCGGCCAGGGTTACTGGATTGCCACCCCTATCCAGATGGTAAAAGCAATGGTGGCGCTTATCAATAACGGAAAGGTGATCGCTCCTCACCTGTTGCTCAATGAAGAGAGCGGTAAAACGGTAGTGCCGTATCGTCCTTCAGGGAAATCGCTACAGATAGCCGATCCCGCTTCGCCATACTGGGGGCTGGTGCGTCAGGCGATGTATGGCATGGCGAATGCGCCAAACGGTACGGGCTATAAATTCTTTCATACTGCGCCCTACGGTATTGCGGCGAAAAGCGGCACATCACAGGTCTTTAGTCTGAAAGAAAATCAGACCTATAATGCGAAAATGATCCCTATTCGCCTGCGCGATCATGTGTTTTATACCGCTTTTGCACCGTATAAAAATCCGAAGGTCGCTATCGCCCTGATTCTGGAAAACGGCGGGAGCGATGGCGTTACCGCCGCGCCTGTAATGCGAAAAATCCTTGATCATCTCTTTGACCCGCAAGCTGATACCCTGCAGCCGGATCAAGCCCCGCAGGTCTGA
- the bglB gene encoding beta-galactosidase BglB: MKVYPVKHSPLLRQPEHFIARDELKALIQKVTHNLVKIKDETGEFLLRLDDGRVIDTKGWAGWEWTHGVGLYGMYQYYQQTGDQTMRKIIDDWFADRFAEGATTKNVNTMAPFLTLAYRYEETRNPAYLPWLETWAEWAMNEMPRTDHGGMQHITLAEENHQQMWDDTLMMTVLPLAKIGKLLNRAEYVEEATYQFLLHVQNLMDKETGLWFHGWSYEGHHNFANARWARGNSWLTIVIPDFLELLDLPESSAVRRYLVQVLNAQVAALAHCQDESGLWHTLLDDPHSYLEASATAGFTYGILKAVRKRYVDRHYAVVAENALRGIVQHISPEGELLQTSFGTGMGHDLDFYRHIPLTSMPYGQAMAILCLTEYLRNYF, from the coding sequence ATGAAGGTTTATCCAGTCAAACACAGTCCGTTATTGCGTCAACCCGAGCATTTTATCGCCAGGGATGAACTAAAGGCCCTGATTCAAAAGGTGACACATAACCTGGTGAAGATTAAAGATGAAACGGGCGAATTTTTGCTACGACTGGACGACGGACGCGTGATCGATACTAAAGGCTGGGCTGGTTGGGAGTGGACGCACGGCGTAGGTCTGTACGGTATGTATCAATATTACCAACAGACCGGCGACCAGACGATGCGTAAAATTATTGATGACTGGTTTGCCGATCGTTTTGCGGAAGGTGCGACGACAAAAAACGTTAATACGATGGCGCCGTTTTTAACGCTGGCGTACCGCTATGAAGAGACGCGTAACCCAGCGTATTTACCGTGGCTGGAAACATGGGCCGAATGGGCGATGAATGAAATGCCCCGTACTGACCACGGCGGGATGCAACATATCACGCTGGCGGAGGAAAACCATCAGCAGATGTGGGACGATACGCTAATGATGACGGTTCTGCCGCTGGCGAAAATCGGTAAGCTGTTGAACCGGGCGGAATATGTGGAAGAGGCTACCTACCAATTCCTGTTGCATGTGCAAAATCTGATGGATAAAGAGACGGGACTTTGGTTCCACGGCTGGAGCTACGAGGGGCATCATAACTTCGCTAATGCGCGCTGGGCGCGCGGAAACAGTTGGCTGACCATTGTGATCCCGGACTTTCTGGAACTGCTGGACCTGCCGGAAAGTAGCGCGGTGCGTCGTTACCTGGTTCAGGTGCTAAATGCACAGGTTGCCGCGCTGGCGCATTGCCAGGATGAAAGCGGTTTGTGGCATACGCTGCTTGATGATCCACATTCGTATCTTGAGGCTTCTGCAACGGCAGGTTTTACCTACGGCATTCTTAAAGCGGTGCGCAAGCGCTATGTTGATCGTCACTATGCGGTAGTGGCGGAAAACGCTCTTCGGGGCATTGTTCAGCATATCTCGCCAGAAGGCGAACTGCTGCAAACTTCATTTGGTACGGGGATGGGCCATGATCTCGATTTTTATCGTCATATCCCGCTGACGTCTATGCCTTACGGACAGGCGATGGCAATACTCTGCCTGACTGAATATCTGCGTAACTATTTCTGA
- a CDS encoding MFS transporter yields MKTRKIGLINYFAYGSGDFLGAGTTALTAAWLLYFYTTFCGLTPIEATFIFATARVLDAVVSPLMGFLTDNFGSTWLGKRFGRRKFFILLGIPCVFSYSLMWLSGMGFWYYLLTYLLFDVVYTMILVPYETLVPEMTDDFKQKTRFSGARISMAQMSAILASFLPGVLLTAFGKGNPVSFFYASLVFSVLCALMLIFVWCFTWERPREAWTEAALRAEDERKSLTFTQSIRRLVVELTSTLRIRIFRQHLGMYLGGYIAQDVFNAVFTWYVVFVLMQDASVASNLLGTMATFQFIAVIAMIPLCIRFGPAPSYRMVVVLFGLSSLSYAVLYYAGLSDVYALLLLVSACAGLGRGGINYVPWNTYTYIADVDEVITSQRREGIFAGIMTLTRKASQAGAVMVVGIVMQLSGFVSGQSMQPAAVSHTILLILSCGTLVVLAFGFLISLRFRLNLHTHRILREETAKMRESGCTTPENITPQARAVVEMLAGLPYESLWGNNNIGYLNRNKPAAPGATLPAVLNSTLNRG; encoded by the coding sequence ATGAAAACACGTAAGATTGGTTTAATTAACTATTTTGCCTATGGTTCTGGCGACTTTTTAGGGGCGGGGACGACGGCATTAACCGCCGCATGGCTACTCTATTTTTATACGACGTTTTGTGGCCTTACGCCGATTGAAGCCACCTTTATTTTCGCCACTGCCAGGGTGCTGGATGCGGTTGTCAGCCCGCTGATGGGTTTTTTAACGGACAACTTTGGCTCAACCTGGTTGGGTAAGCGCTTCGGGCGACGTAAGTTTTTTATTTTACTGGGAATTCCATGTGTATTCAGCTATTCATTAATGTGGCTTAGCGGTATGGGATTCTGGTATTACCTGTTAACGTATCTGCTGTTTGATGTGGTTTATACCATGATTCTGGTGCCTTATGAGACGCTGGTGCCGGAAATGACCGATGATTTCAAACAGAAGACCCGGTTTTCAGGCGCACGTATTTCAATGGCGCAAATGTCCGCTATTCTGGCGTCATTTCTGCCAGGCGTTCTGCTGACAGCGTTTGGTAAAGGTAACCCGGTCTCTTTCTTCTATGCCAGCCTGGTTTTTTCCGTGTTGTGCGCATTAATGTTGATTTTTGTCTGGTGTTTTACCTGGGAGCGCCCGCGGGAAGCCTGGACGGAAGCCGCGTTGCGCGCCGAAGATGAGAGGAAAAGCCTGACCTTTACCCAGAGCATACGCCGCCTGGTCGTTGAGCTCACTTCTACGCTGCGTATCAGGATTTTCCGTCAGCATCTGGGGATGTATCTGGGAGGGTATATTGCTCAGGACGTATTCAATGCCGTTTTTACCTGGTACGTTGTTTTTGTGCTGATGCAGGATGCTTCCGTCGCCTCGAATTTACTGGGCACCATGGCGACATTCCAGTTCATCGCAGTTATTGCAATGATCCCGCTTTGCATTCGCTTTGGGCCCGCGCCATCTTACCGGATGGTTGTCGTCCTGTTCGGCCTGAGTTCTCTTTCTTATGCCGTGTTGTACTACGCCGGGTTGAGCGATGTCTATGCGTTATTATTATTGGTCTCCGCGTGCGCCGGACTGGGACGTGGCGGCATTAACTACGTACCGTGGAACACTTACACCTATATTGCGGATGTCGATGAGGTCATTACCAGCCAGCGTCGTGAAGGCATTTTCGCCGGGATTATGACGTTAACCCGCAAAGCTTCACAGGCTGGTGCTGTTATGGTGGTCGGAATTGTGATGCAGCTTTCCGGTTTCGTTTCTGGCCAGAGTATGCAACCCGCCGCCGTGAGCCACACCATTCTGCTGATTTTAAGCTGCGGCACGCTGGTTGTGCTTGCCTTTGGCTTCCTTATTTCCCTGCGCTTCAGACTGAATTTGCACACCCACCGTATTTTACGCGAAGAGACGGCCAAAATGCGCGAGTCGGGTTGTACGACGCCGGAAAACATTACACCGCAGGCGCGTGCCGTGGTCGAGATGCTGGCAGGTCTGCCTTATGAATCGCTTTGGGGTAACAACAATATTGGTTATCTGAATCGTAATAAACCCGCTGCACCGGGAGCAACATTACCCGCTGTGCTGAATTCGACACTGAACAGAGGTTAA
- the flhE gene encoding flagellar protein FlhE — translation MRKWLTLLFFPLTVQAAGEGAWQDSGMGVTLNYRGVSASSSPLAARQPVSGLMTLVAWRYELNGPTPAGLRVRLCSQSRCVELDGQSGTTHGFANVPAAEPLRFVWEIPGGGRLIPALNVRSNQVIVNYR, via the coding sequence ATGCGTAAGTGGTTAACATTATTGTTCTTTCCCCTGACTGTGCAGGCCGCAGGCGAAGGCGCATGGCAGGACAGCGGCATGGGCGTAACCCTGAATTACCGGGGGGTTTCCGCATCGTCCTCGCCGCTGGCGGCGCGTCAGCCGGTTTCAGGTTTGATGACGCTGGTCGCCTGGCGCTATGAGCTAAATGGTCCAACGCCAGCGGGATTACGGGTGCGTTTATGTTCTCAGTCCCGCTGCGTAGAACTGGATGGACAAAGTGGGACCACCCATGGTTTTGCCAATGTACCTGCCGCTGAACCGCTACGCTTTGTCTGGGAAATCCCCGGCGGCGGTCGTCTCATCCCCGCGTTAAACGTGCGGAGCAATCAGGTGATTGTTAACTACCGCTAG
- the flhA gene encoding flagellar biosynthesis protein FlhA has product MANLVAMLRLPSNLKSTQWQILAGPILILLILSMMVLPLPAFILDLLFTFNIALSIMVLLVAMFTQRTLDFAAFPTILLFTTLLRLALNVASTRIILMEGHTGAAAAGKVVEAFGHFLVGGNFAIGIVVFIILVIINFMVITKGAGRIAEVGARFVLDGMPGKQMAIDADLNAGLIGEDEAKKRRSEVTQEADFYGSMDGASKFVRGDAIAGILIMVINVVGGLLVGVLQHGMSMGSAAESYTLLTIGDGLVAQIPALVISTAAGVIVTRVSTDQDVGEQMVGQLFSNPRVMLLAAAVLGLLGLVPGMPNLVFLLFTAALLGLAWWLRGREQQAPEEPQPVKMPENNSVVEATWNDVQLEDSLGMEVGYRLIPMVDFQQDGELLGRIRSIRKKFAQDMGFLPPVVHIRDNMDLQPARYRILMKGVEIGSGDAYPGRWLAINPGTAAGTLPGEKTVDPAFGLDAIWIESALKEQAQIQGFTVVEASTVVATHLNHLIGQFAAELFGRQEAQQLLDRVSQEMPKLTEDLVPGVVTLTTLHKVLQNLLAEKVPIRDMRTILETLAEHAPLQSDPHELTAVVRVALGRAITQQWFPGNEEVQVIGLDTALERLLLQALQGGGGLEPGLADRLLAQTQEALSRQEMLGAPPVLLVNHALRPLLSRFLRRSLPQLVVLSNLELSDNRHIRMTATIGGK; this is encoded by the coding sequence ATGGCTAATCTGGTCGCGATGCTGCGCCTGCCCAGCAACCTGAAATCGACGCAATGGCAAATTCTGGCCGGGCCGATCCTCATTCTGCTGATTTTGTCGATGATGGTGCTGCCGCTGCCCGCTTTTATCCTCGACTTACTGTTTACCTTTAATATTGCGCTATCAATCATGGTGCTGCTGGTGGCGATGTTTACCCAGCGTACGCTGGATTTTGCCGCCTTTCCGACCATTCTGTTATTTACCACGTTGCTGCGTCTGGCGCTTAACGTGGCTTCGACGCGGATTATTTTGATGGAAGGGCATACCGGCGCGGCGGCGGCGGGAAAGGTGGTCGAAGCGTTCGGCCATTTCCTTGTCGGCGGTAACTTCGCGATTGGGATTGTAGTCTTTATCATCCTCGTTATTATCAACTTCATGGTCATCACCAAAGGCGCCGGGCGTATCGCGGAAGTTGGCGCGCGTTTTGTACTGGACGGAATGCCCGGTAAGCAAATGGCCATTGACGCCGATCTGAATGCCGGTCTGATTGGCGAAGACGAGGCCAAAAAACGGCGTTCAGAAGTGACTCAGGAGGCTGACTTTTACGGCTCGATGGACGGGGCGAGTAAATTTGTGCGTGGCGACGCCATCGCCGGTATTCTCATCATGGTTATTAACGTGGTAGGTGGGCTGCTGGTAGGCGTATTGCAGCACGGAATGAGCATGGGCAGCGCGGCGGAAAGCTACACCCTGCTGACCATTGGCGACGGCCTGGTCGCCCAGATCCCGGCGCTGGTCATTTCCACGGCGGCAGGCGTCATCGTGACTCGCGTCAGTACCGATCAGGATGTCGGCGAGCAGATGGTCGGCCAGTTGTTCAGTAATCCAAGAGTGATGCTGCTGGCGGCGGCGGTACTGGGGTTACTTGGCCTGGTACCAGGAATGCCTAACCTTGTCTTTTTACTTTTTACCGCCGCCTTACTTGGTCTGGCGTGGTGGCTACGCGGGCGTGAACAACAAGCGCCAGAGGAGCCGCAGCCGGTAAAAATGCCGGAAAATAACTCGGTGGTCGAAGCTACCTGGAATGACGTACAGCTTGAGGATTCACTGGGAATGGAAGTGGGTTACCGCCTGATCCCGATGGTGGATTTTCAACAGGATGGCGAATTACTGGGACGTATTCGCAGCATTCGTAAAAAATTCGCCCAGGATATGGGGTTCCTGCCCCCGGTGGTCCATATTCGCGACAATATGGATTTACAGCCTGCGCGCTACCGTATTTTGATGAAAGGGGTGGAGATTGGCAGTGGGGATGCGTATCCTGGACGCTGGCTGGCCATTAACCCCGGTACGGCGGCAGGGACGCTGCCGGGCGAGAAAACCGTCGATCCAGCTTTTGGCCTTGATGCCATCTGGATTGAGAGCGCCCTGAAAGAACAGGCGCAAATTCAGGGCTTTACTGTGGTTGAAGCCAGTACCGTCGTGGCGACGCACCTTAACCATTTAATTGGTCAATTCGCCGCCGAGTTGTTTGGCCGTCAGGAAGCGCAACAATTGTTAGATCGCGTCTCTCAGGAGATGCCGAAGCTCACTGAAGACCTGGTCCCCGGCGTCGTGACCCTCACGACCTTACATAAAGTCCTGCAAAACTTGCTGGCAGAAAAAGTCCCAATTCGCGATATGCGTACCATTCTCGAAACGCTGGCGGAACATGCCCCGTTACAAAGCGACCCGCATGAGTTAACTGCCGTGGTACGCGTAGCGTTAGGACGGGCCATTACACAACAGTGGTTCCCCGGCAATGAAGAAGTGCAGGTGATTGGCCTGGATACTGCGCTGGAACGTTTGTTGCTGCAGGCGTTACAGGGAGGCGGCGGCCTTGAACCGGGGCTGGCGGATCGTCTGTTGGCGCAGACGCAAGAGGCGCTTTCGCGTCAGGAAATGCTGGGCGCACCGCCGGTACTGCTGGTTAACCACGCACTACGCCCACTGCTGTCCCGCTTTTTACGGCGCAGCTTACCGCAGTTGGTGGTGCTGTCGAACCTGGAGCTTTCCGATAACCGTCATATCCGCATGACGGCGACCATTGGAGGAAAATAA
- the flhB gene encoding flagellar biosynthesis protein FlhB has product MAEESDDDKTEAPTPHRLEKAREEGQIPRSRELTSLLILLVGVCIIWFGGESLARQLAGMLSAGLHFDHRMVNDPNLILGQIILLIKAAMMALLPLITGVVLVALISPVMLGGLIFSGKSLQPKFSKLNPLPGIKRMFSAQTGAELLKAVLKSTLVGCVTGFYLWHYWPQMMRLMAESPITAMGNALDLVGLCALLVVLGVIPMVGFDVFFQIFSHLKKLRMSRQDIRDEFKESEGDPHVKGKIRQMQRAAAQRRMMEDVPKADVIVTNPTHYSVALQYDEKKMSAPKVVAKGAGLIALRIREIGAEHRVPTLEAPPLARALYRHAEIGQQIPGQLYAAVAEVLAWVWQLKRWRLAGGQRPPQPENLPVPEALDFMNEKTTDG; this is encoded by the coding sequence GTGGCAGAAGAGAGCGACGACGACAAAACAGAAGCCCCCACACCCCACCGACTTGAAAAAGCGCGGGAAGAAGGGCAGATCCCCCGATCCAGAGAACTGACCTCACTGCTGATATTGCTGGTGGGCGTTTGCATTATCTGGTTTGGCGGAGAGTCGTTGGCGCGGCAACTGGCGGGAATGCTCTCAGCGGGCCTGCACTTTGATCACCGTATGGTGAACGATCCTAACCTTATCCTGGGGCAGATAATTTTGCTGATTAAAGCGGCGATGATGGCGCTACTCCCGCTCATTACAGGCGTAGTACTGGTGGCACTTATCTCGCCTGTCATGCTTGGCGGTCTTATCTTCAGCGGTAAGTCATTGCAGCCTAAATTTTCTAAATTGAACCCGTTACCGGGAATTAAGCGCATGTTCTCAGCGCAGACCGGTGCGGAGCTACTGAAAGCCGTGTTGAAATCCACTCTGGTAGGTTGCGTTACCGGATTTTATCTCTGGCATTACTGGCCGCAAATGATGCGTTTGATGGCGGAGTCGCCGATTACCGCCATGGGTAACGCGCTGGATCTTGTCGGACTCTGCGCCTTACTGGTGGTACTGGGCGTGATCCCAATGGTGGGATTTGACGTTTTTTTCCAGATCTTTAGCCATCTGAAAAAATTGCGTATGTCGCGGCAGGATATTCGCGATGAATTTAAAGAGAGCGAAGGCGATCCACACGTTAAAGGTAAAATTCGCCAGATGCAGCGCGCCGCCGCGCAGCGTCGCATGATGGAAGATGTGCCGAAAGCGGATGTCATTGTCACCAACCCGACGCACTACTCCGTGGCGTTACAGTATGACGAAAAGAAAATGAGCGCGCCGAAAGTGGTCGCGAAAGGGGCCGGGCTGATAGCGCTGCGTATTCGCGAGATTGGCGCTGAGCATCGGGTTCCCACTTTAGAAGCGCCGCCGCTGGCGCGTGCATTATATCGCCACGCGGAAATTGGCCAGCAAATTCCCGGACAGCTATACGCGGCTGTGGCGGAAGTGTTGGCCTGGGTCTGGCAGCTTAAACGCTGGCGGCTCGCAGGCGGGCAACGTCCTCCACAACCTGAGAACCTTCCAGTGCCAGAAGCGCTGGACTTTATGAACGAGAAGACTACCGATGGCTAA
- the cheZ gene encoding protein phosphatase CheZ produces the protein MMQPSIKPADEGSAGDIIARIGSLTRMLRDSLRELGLDQAIAEAAEAIPDARDRLDYVVQMTAQAAERALNSVEASQPHQDAMEKEAKALTQRWDEWFENPIELSDARELVTDTRQFLKDVPGHTSFTNAQLLDIMMAQDFQDLTGQVIKRMMDVIQEIERQLLMVLLENIPEQGARPKRENESLLNGPQVDTSKAGVVASQDQVDDLLDSLGF, from the coding sequence ATGATGCAACCATCTATCAAGCCTGCTGATGAAGGATCAGCAGGAGACATCATTGCGCGCATCGGCAGTCTGACCCGAATGCTGCGTGACAGTTTGCGCGAGCTGGGGCTTGATCAGGCGATTGCCGAAGCGGCAGAGGCGATTCCTGATGCGCGCGATCGTCTGGACTACGTCGTCCAGATGACGGCGCAGGCGGCGGAGCGTGCGCTAAACAGCGTAGAGGCCTCGCAACCGCATCAGGATGCGATGGAAAAAGAGGCGAAAGCGCTGACGCAACGTTGGGACGAATGGTTTGAAAATCCGATCGAGCTTTCCGACGCCCGGGAACTGGTAACAGATACGCGCCAGTTTCTCAAAGATGTTCCGGGCCATACCAGCTTTACTAACGCGCAACTGCTGGACATTATGATGGCGCAGGATTTCCAGGACCTGACCGGCCAGGTGATCAAGCGCATGATGGATGTCATTCAGGAGATTGAGCGCCAGTTGCTCATGGTGTTGCTGGAAAACATTCCGGAGCAGGGCGCGCGGCCAAAACGCGAGAACGAAAGTTTGCTCAACGGTCCGCAGGTAGATACTTCGAAAGCCGGCGTGGTCGCCAGTCAGGATCAGGTCGACGACCTGCTGGATAGCCTTGGGTTTTAA
- the cheY gene encoding chemotaxis response regulator CheY, producing the protein MADKELKFLVVDDFSTMRRIVRNLLKELGFNNVEEAEDGVDALNKLQAGGFGFIISDWNMPNMDGLELLKTIRADSAMSALPVLMVTAEAKKENIIAAAQAGASGYVVKPFTAATLEEKLNKIFEKLGM; encoded by the coding sequence ATGGCGGATAAAGAGCTTAAATTTTTGGTTGTGGATGATTTTTCGACCATGCGTCGTATCGTGCGCAACCTCTTAAAAGAGCTGGGATTTAACAATGTGGAAGAGGCCGAAGATGGCGTTGATGCGCTGAATAAGCTCCAGGCGGGCGGCTTTGGCTTCATTATCTCTGACTGGAACATGCCGAATATGGATGGTCTGGAACTGCTGAAAACCATTCGTGCCGATAGCGCCATGTCGGCGCTACCTGTGTTGATGGTGACAGCGGAAGCCAAGAAAGAGAATATCATTGCCGCCGCGCAGGCAGGTGCCAGCGGTTATGTCGTGAAACCGTTTACGGCAGCGACTCTGGAAGAGAAGCTAAACAAAATCTTTGAGAAACTGGGCATGTGA
- the cheB gene encoding protein-glutamate methylesterase/protein glutamine deamidase, producing the protein MSKIRVLSVDDSALMRQIMTEIINSHSDMEMVATAPDPLVARDLIKKFNPDVLTLDVEMPRMDGLDFLEKLMRLRPMPVVMVSSLTGKGSEVTLRALELGAIDFVTKPQLGIREGMLAYSEMIAEKVRTAARARIAVHKPIAAPATLKAGPLLSSEKLIAIGASTGGTEAIRHVLQPLPLSSPAVIITQHMPPGFTRSFAERLNKLCQISVKEAEDGERVLPGHAYIAPGDKHMELARSGANYQIKIHDGPPVNRHRPSVDVLFHSVAKHAGRNAVGVILTGMGNDGAAGMLAMYQAGAWTIAQNEASCVVFGMPREAINMGGVSEVVDLSQVSQQMLAKISAGQAIRI; encoded by the coding sequence ATGAGTAAAATCAGGGTATTGTCGGTTGATGATTCTGCGCTGATGCGCCAAATCATGACTGAAATTATTAATAGCCATAGTGATATGGAAATGGTGGCAACAGCGCCAGACCCGCTAGTCGCCAGAGACCTCATCAAAAAATTTAATCCGGACGTATTGACGCTGGACGTTGAGATGCCGCGTATGGACGGCCTCGATTTCCTTGAAAAACTGATGCGCTTGCGCCCGATGCCGGTGGTGATGGTCTCCTCGCTGACCGGTAAAGGATCTGAAGTTACGCTGCGGGCGCTGGAGCTGGGAGCCATCGATTTTGTCACCAAACCACAGCTCGGCATTCGTGAGGGTATGTTGGCATATAGCGAAATGATCGCCGAGAAGGTACGAACCGCCGCGCGGGCCCGTATTGCCGTGCATAAACCGATAGCGGCCCCGGCAACCTTAAAGGCTGGGCCGCTGCTCAGTTCGGAAAAACTGATCGCTATCGGCGCTTCGACGGGCGGTACTGAAGCTATTCGCCATGTGCTGCAACCACTGCCGCTTTCCAGTCCGGCAGTCATCATTACGCAGCATATGCCGCCTGGCTTTACCCGTTCGTTTGCTGAACGTCTTAATAAACTCTGTCAAATCAGCGTCAAGGAGGCCGAAGACGGCGAACGCGTATTGCCAGGTCATGCCTATATTGCGCCCGGCGATAAACACATGGAGTTGGCGCGCAGTGGGGCGAATTATCAAATCAAAATTCATGATGGCCCGCCGGTAAACCGGCATCGGCCTTCCGTGGATGTGCTGTTTCACTCGGTGGCGAAACATGCGGGGCGCAACGCTGTAGGCGTCATTCTTACGGGGATGGGCAACGATGGCGCCGCCGGAATGTTAGCGATGTACCAGGCAGGCGCCTGGACCATTGCGCAAAACGAAGCAAGTTGTGTGGTGTTCGGCATGCCGCGCGAGGCCATCAATATGGGTGGCGTAAGCGAAGTGGTCGATCTTAGCCAGGTAAGCCAGCAGATGCTGGCGAAAATCAGTGCCGGACAGGCGATACGTATTTGA